AAGTTCCAGAATTAAGATTCTAGTGTGCAGGCAGTCCTATTTTTATATTAATGAACAAGGCTAAACAAAGCAGGTTCCTGAACTAGTTTCATATTTCTGAATTGCTTTGTATTCAAGCAAGCTAAACTTCTCCATATAGATTATGCATGAAAGCGTGTGAGAAATTTGTTTTGAATGACAAAGAAGATGTGTGCAACCGTATGTATACATGATGCACCAAGTGGTTTTCCAAAGAGCCATTGATGATTTTGGAACATTCAAGCAAGCAGAGTATATAATACAAGACTGAATCAGTATGTGAACTGTCAAAACAATTCGAGAACTCAAAGTCGTCTCGTAACTCAGAAACCTTTTGATTTTGGCAAGTTCGCGAACTGTCAAAATAGTTTGTTTACTTGGAAATAAAAGGTGTATAGGAACATCTAAAATCATCTAGTTCGCGAACTAAATAAATCAGTTCGTGCACCTTTGAATTAAATAGTGTCCTATCTCAAAACCGACTAGTTCGTGAACTGAGCAAATCAGTTCGTGTACGCGAGTTAATTGATATTTAAAAATTAATTCTTTAAATTTATAAGTGCAAGTTCGTGAACTAGTACAACGGTTTGTAAACTTCAAGAATTAACTTGACTTAATCCTTTGTTGGCATTCTTCTTTGCAAATGTTCATCATTATACTAAGGTCATACGACTTGTCTCAGTAGATATAATGGCAGATACTATGAGTGACTaggatagtcagtcttcacatacgcATTGATGAAGTTTCCCATTGATGTTGTCTTCAGCCTTCAATCCTCAAAATCGATTGGTGAATTTCGACACACAACTACCATGCTTTATTCCTAGTTCGAGACTGATTTTAGtgtactataaatcaagacatagttttggtCCATTAAAATAGAGAACAAgattgacataccaaaacttgtgattTTGATGTAGCGATGCTCTAACAGTTCTCACTAAAATCTTACCTCGGGTGTACATCTACAAAAGTATATTTACCATCATAGAAATTGTTCTAAAGAATGAGCACATGTTATGATAGATAAAGAGGTGGAACAAAAAAGAGATCAAATATTTGTTACTAACCTTTAATGAAGTTCTCGATAGATGTCTTCATGTAGTCTTCAATCTCTGGTCTTCAAGAATACCTTTCGTTCCATATTTAGCTACTTGAACATAATCTAGTCCGAAACACACTTTAGTAAATGTGTTTTGGCGTTTAATTTGGCATACCAATGGCAGGGGATTCGGCCAGAAATGCTCAAACAAGTATTGCATGTCCTCTTTATTTTGATGTAAGAAACTCATAAAAAATTGTGCTGCATAATTTGCATACTGCACATACTACTCATCTTGACGGGGGACTCAAAAGAAAACAAAgcaatcttttttttcttctaagaaACTCGAAAATTGTGATGCATAAACTTGTGCACTACATGTATTACTCGTCCTAatggaaaaaaatctaaaaataaagcACCGCATGACAATCCGAGGCATCAAAAGGAAACTCCAACATTTAAGAAGTGATCTTTTACTCAGAAAAGCATGTATATTATATCCCGGCTCACTTGTTGAAAATCAGCTCATTCTACATTCTCGAATCTAATGCGACATTTTTTCCCAAAATTGATTAGCAAAATTTAACATGTATGTAAAAAGTAACTAGCTTTCAAAAATTTAGAATCCGATATAAATATGAATATATACACTCCAAATTAATACATACTTCATTAAACAATTGTGTTCCCAACTTCCTAAAACACCAGAATCTGTTAATGTTACTGAAGGTACAATGAAGAGCACATAATTTCAAGAATCTATTGAAAGAAATTAACACCCTAATTTTTTCCTTCTAAAATAATCAAGACCTCATGACAGTTCAGCTATCACTCTTTCGCATTTCTCTTCCAGGATCTTTACGGCTTCAGTGAATAACTCTTCTGGAGGCAATGCCCCAGAGGATTCGATAGTGACTGCAGTCCAAAGTTTGGCACACATGTTAAGTTTTTAGACAATGGTAAAAAAATTCAGGCCGGTGGAAGCAAGAATGTGCCCAGTAacataaattattattatataaGCAGAATAACAAAAAACAGAGTAACCATATCCATTTTatagcatgcttcaaaaaaaatatatccatTTTATCCATCAAAATCAAACAAAGTCACCACTGAAAATATCAGCATAAAATACCACTGAACAAAGTTATTAATACCGAGTCACGTTGTTGGAATCCTCATACGAACAAGAAATTATCTGGTTCACATGGCATAGGACAACCATCTTTTCTCAAAGTCATACTCATATAGGTAGGCTATGCAGTCAGCGCTACCGCATACAAACAAAAAACAGTGATATTTACTGTATACACATTTTCAAAGATACGATAGGCAGTCTAGAGGTAATTTAAGCAGTCTAGACACTAGAGGTAATTTGATTATCAAATCACAGAACAACTTACAGATGAAATGATCTTTAACACGTCTTAGCGACACGCGTTTCTCCCAGTTTTCCTCTCTAATGCATTCCCTACAGAGTGTACAAGACCGTGGTCGTGCTACAGTAGCCTTCTTTTTACCTGCTTGAGAAAATTAAAGAATAAAGAAACATGTAAGCATCTTAAGTTACAGGAGTTGTACTTCCAGAAAAACCAGGTACTACAATAAATTGTTAGTAACAACACTACTTGAGGAtttcaaataaaaagaaaagatataGCACACATGATGTACTGTTCCCGTTTAGTTCTAGTGTTCTACATATAACTAATAAACGAATACAATAAACAGTAATGCTGAGTAAAAATACAACCTAAGAAGTTAGTTTTTGACTTGATTGGTTTTTTCTCCTCTCCTTAACTGTTTCATATCTCAGAAGTACTTCTACTTCTCTAAGAACCTAAAGCACTTATTCTGGTTGGCAAACATATTTTAGCAGATTGCTTACCCTTGCCTAGATCTTCAATGTCAAATACTTTAGCAGGACACTTTTTGACAAGCTCCTCTGCCAATTCATCTTCGATATCTTGCAATAACACAACCTGTTAACAGTAAATAATTAATGCTTTAAACTTTCTCTCAGCAACTTTCAATCTGATACTATACTGGAACCAAACGTTTTGTTTCTCACCTCAGGTAGCATCCTATACCAAGCTGTAGAAACTGGAGACCACTTCGCATGAGTTTTACCCATGCCCTTAacagcatgagcttcaagctcaATTTCCTGCAAAAATACACAAACTTACAGGTTTCTACATGTGGGAAAAAGGAAACTATAAAGAAACTGAACAAAGTGAAAACACCATTGGAGGAACCACTTGAATGGTAGCCTGGAAAATCACATCGAGGTTCTATTCTAGTACCCAAAAAATAGGCAGGGCTGACTTTATTAGCATCGGTTAGTAAGCTTTCAAACAAGAATACATGTGACTATTGAAGAGTTCGAGTAGCAAATATGGCACTGACAGTTTCGCTTTTCATTGCCGATACTGGACAAAAATCGCCAACTGAGCCTTAGTTTGTCAAGCTAAGAACTTGGCACCAAAAGTAGCTGATAGACCACTTTACATTGTACTGAAATCGTGAAGCTACCACCAATATAATGTGGATTCATATAGATAACACTACTTGGCAAGGACCTGAAAAGGCATGAAAGGCGTGGGATTTACCTGGCCAGGACCAAGCTTAGAAATAATAATATCCGGATGTTTAGGCACAATTGGAttatttgcaaactgtggcatGGAGTCTTGGTTGCAGGAGAAGTTAGTATATGTGTTCTGTGGGGAAGTTTCCGGAGTTGAGTCTGGTCCTGAAGGTTTTTCAACCTTAAATTCACTCCCGCCGGGTAGCCACTTCAGTTGATCAGATTTCACTGTACCATGGATTAACATTTCATCATGTGAGGAAAGGATAATAAAATAAAGTTGCAAGGTAAAAAACAATTCGACCAATAAGGTGGCTAAAAAACACTACCTGGAAGACGAGGTTCGCCTCGTTTACATTTAGCATGCAATTTGAATACTATGGTATTCTTTTCGTTCTTTTCGTTTGGATTATCATTTTCTACAAAGTAAAAAGGCAGTCATGTTACTAATATTAGAAGCAGCGAGAGTAAGACAGCTCACTAGTAACACAACTGAATCAAACCTGATGTATATTCAAAGAGCCTGGGGTCAGCCTTGATTGGAATCAGGCCCAACCTATGTGCGAGCACTTCATCTTGCACTAGTGTTGTA
This genomic stretch from Papaver somniferum cultivar HN1 chromosome 5, ASM357369v1, whole genome shotgun sequence harbors:
- the LOC113282326 gene encoding DNA-directed RNA polymerases I and III subunit RPAC1-like; the encoded protein is MPKVSALNMPDVPMGQLPPHLELQRTRVSCDKDAPTHTENVQSAGAYTSVGVDNSLCLDQFRKNFRVTVVRLTEDDMEFDMIGIDPSIANAFRRILISEVPTMAIEKVLIKNSTTLVQDEVLAHRLGLIPIKADPRLFEYTSENDNPNEKNEKNTIVFKLHAKCKRGEPRLPVKSDQLKWLPGGSEFKVEKPSGPDSTPETSPQNTYTNFSCNQDSMPQFANNPIVPKHPDIIISKLGPGQEIELEAHAVKGMGKTHAKWSPVSTAWYRMLPEVVLLQDIEDELAEELVKKCPAKVFDIEDLGKGKKKATVARPRSCTLCRECIREENWEKRVSLRRVKDHFIFTIESSGALPPEELFTEAVKILEEKCERVIAELS